AAGGCAAGCCGCTTGCGGGGCTGGTGAACAACGCGGGCGTGCTCGAGCGCGGGAATCTCTCCGACGTCACCGACGCGCAGCTCGAGCGCATCGTGGCCGTGAACTTCTCGGGCGTGGTGAAGGTCACGCGCGAGGCGCTGCGCGGCATGCGGCCCGGCGCGCGCATCATCAACATCGGCAGCATCTCGGGAACCCTCGGGACGCCGGGCGCGAGCCTCTACAACGCGACGAAGTGGGCCATGACGGGCCTCACCAAGAGCTGGGCCGAGGAGCTCAAGCCACGCGGGATCTTCGTCGCGGAGGTGCGGCCGGGCTCGGTCGACACCGACATGCTCAAGCAGACGCCCTTCGAGCCGCAGATGCAGCCCGAGGACGTGGCCAAGGTCGTGCGCTACCTCGCGCTGGAGGCGCCCGGTGCGATGACGGGCGCCGCCGTGGACGTGTTCGGATGAAGCTCCTGCCGCAGCTGCGCGAGATCTTCGGCGAGGCGCTGAGCGTCGACGCGGAGAAGCGCGCC
The Deltaproteobacteria bacterium DNA segment above includes these coding regions:
- a CDS encoding SDR family oxidoreductase, which produces MSEGWWLVTGASRGIGRAVALALAEPSRPLLLTATRIEHVEPLCAELVARGMRAEPLAMDLTRLESGRLQAALEGKPLAGLVNNAGVLERGNLSDVTDAQLERIVAVNFSGVVKVTREALRGMRPGARIINIGSISGTLGTPGASLYNATKWAMTGLTKSWAEELKPRGIFVAEVRPGSVDTDMLKQTPFEPQMQPEDVAKVVRYLALEAPGAMTGAAVDVFG